The DNA segment CAACCCCGCCCATCCGCTGCGACGCGCCGTCTCGCGCCCGCAGTCGTGCAGCCGCCGCTCCGTCGCTTCGCGACAGTGACCGCACCAGCGTCGCTCCTGCAGCGTGGCCCCGAGCCAGGTGTCGGCCATCGCGCCGCCGATGCCACCGACCACCGCCGGCCACATCACTCCTTGATCGAAGCCGGTGGCACGCGCGACGGTTCCGATGCAGAGGGCGCCGGCGCACATCGCCACCGTGCCGGCGACGGTGACCGCCCCCGACGTCCCGATGGGGACGGGGCGCCATCCAACAATACTGCGCGGGACGCCGCCGAGGGCGGTGCCGATCTCCGTGGCCCAGGTGTCGGCGGTCGCGGCGGCAAGGGCGCCGACGCCGGCGACGGCCCACAGGGGCGAGGGGGCGACGATCGCCCCAAGCGCGCACAGCGTGAAGACGCCGCCGTTCGCCATCACCTGCCACGCGTCGCGCTCGCCACCCTTGTCGACGATCGCGCGGGTCACGCGTTCCTTGCGCTCGCGGCGCCAGCGCGACAGGAGCGTGGAAGAAAAGAAGAAGGCGAGGA comes from the Gemmatimonadota bacterium genome and includes:
- a CDS encoding DUF92 domain-containing protein gives rise to the protein MTLPLRTLTGLALAVAIALVARRARSLAPSGTWGAIAVGTAATSAGWGWCGVLLAFFFSSTLLSRWRRERKERVTRAIVDKGGERDAWQVMANGGVFTLCALGAIVAPSPLWAVAGVGALAAATADTWATEIGTALGGVPRSIVGWRPVPIGTSGAVTVAGTVAMCAGALCIGTVARATGFDQGVMWPAVVGGIGGAMADTWLGATLQERRWCGHCREATERRLHDCGRETARRSGWAGLDNDVVNLTSCVVGGAAALLWRVVTARVAS